From one Lolium rigidum isolate FL_2022 chromosome 4, APGP_CSIRO_Lrig_0.1, whole genome shotgun sequence genomic stretch:
- the LOC124707306 gene encoding ras-related protein Rab7, with protein MASRRRTLLKVIILGDSGVGKTSLMNQYVNKKFSNQYKATIGADFLTKEVQFEDRLFTLQIWDTAGQERFQSLGVAFYRGADCCVLVYDVNSMKSFDNLNNWREEFLIQASPSDPDNFPFVLLGNKVDIDGGNSRVVSEKKAKAWCASKGNIPYFETSAKDGLNVEEAFQCIVKNALKNEPEEELYMPDTVDVVGGNRAQGSSGCC; from the exons ATGGCCTCGCGCCGGCGCACCCTCCTCAAGGTCATCATCCTCGGCGACAGCGG GGTTGGGAAGACCTCCTTGATGAACCA ATATGTGAACAAGAAGTTCAGCAACCAGTACAAGGCCACGATCGGCGCCGATTTCCTCACCAAGGAGGTGCAGTTCGAGGACAGGCTCTTCACTCTACAA ATATGGGATACAGCTGGCCAGGAAAGGTTTCAAAGTCTAGGTGTTGCATTCTACCGTGGAGCAGATTGCTGTGTTCTAGTTTATGATGTTAATTCCATGAAATCGTTTGATAACCTGAACAACTGGCGCGAAGAATTTCTAATTCAG GCTAGCCCATCAGACCCTGATAACTTCCCTTTTGTTCTACTGGGTAACAAAGTAGATATAGATGGTGGAAACAGCCGTGTG GTCTCTGAGAAGAAGGCGAAAGCATGGTGTGCCTCAAAAGGGAACATCCCATACTTTGAAACTTCTGCCAAGGATGGATTAAACGTGGAAGAGGCTTTCCAGTGTATAGTAAAGAATGCTCTGAAGAATGAACCAGAGGAAGAGTT GTATATGCCGGACACCGTGGATGTGGTGGGTGGCAACCGGGCTCAGGGATCATCAGGATGCTGTTAG
- the LOC124648441 gene encoding uncharacterized protein LOC124648441: MHMAPVAHGALSARGVLSSRRRFPPSPDATAASTVRFSTRRAGGSRAILCLAPGGGGEREDPAGSPWDGRLVDEGMDTLRRRIRQVRAESDPGDYEDEDEDHGGVDGEGLLPGEWTELERRHHASYVAGVREAGGVLLALLVRSRPGLGAGVLALVLLGVPAAVLLVSAELITRTLDSISAAVLNGRM, translated from the coding sequence ATGCATATGGCGCCCGTGGCCCATGGCGCTCTGAGCGCGCGCGGCGTGCTCTCCAGCCGCCGGAGGTTCCCGCCATCTCCCGACGCCACCGCTGCCTCGACGGTGCGGTTCAGTACCCGTCGCGCCGGCGGGAGCAGAGCGATCCTCTGCCTCGcgccgggaggcggcggcgagcgggagGACCCCGCGGGCTCGCCGTGGGACGGCCGGCTGGTCGACGAGGGCATGGACACGCTGCGGCGGCGCATTCGGCAGGTCAGGGCCGAGTCCGACCCCGGCGActacgaggacgaggatgaggatCACGGCGGCGTCGACGGCGAGGGCCTCCTCCCGGGCGAGTGGACGGAGCTGGAGCGGCGGCACCACGCGAGCTACGTCGCGGGCGTGCGCGAGGCGGGCGGCGTCCTGCTGGCGCTGCTGGTGCGCTCCAGGCCGGGGCTCGGCGCGGGGGTCCTGGCGCTGGTGCTGCTCGGCGTGCCGGCCGCGGTGCTCCTCGTGTCCGCGGAGCTCATCACCCGGACCCTGGACTCCATCTCGGCCGCCGTGCTCAACGGCAGAATGTAG